A window of Pseudomonadota bacterium contains these coding sequences:
- a CDS encoding RDD family protein, whose product MENVETQQAPLPKYAGFWVRAVAKLIDCLVMLPITLGTLWSMSRGVETYLLCQLPLSLLAVAYIVYFNGRYGATIGKRVMKLQVLDISGAKIDYKQALCREIVSVAYIFLSCVFSWLSFAHAPSSESALSLYIGGQQSPALHFVNLAMQLFVFLDILVLVFNKKKRAIHDFIGGTVVVRTHILVPHPSI is encoded by the coding sequence ATGGAAAACGTAGAAACACAGCAAGCGCCCTTGCCCAAATACGCCGGCTTCTGGGTGCGTGCGGTGGCAAAGCTGATTGATTGTTTAGTAATGCTGCCGATTACGTTGGGCACGTTGTGGTCGATGAGCAGGGGTGTTGAGACGTACCTTCTTTGCCAACTACCGCTTTCGTTGCTTGCTGTTGCGTACATTGTCTATTTCAATGGCCGCTATGGTGCGACCATTGGTAAGCGAGTGATGAAACTGCAAGTGCTTGATATCAGCGGTGCTAAGATTGATTACAAACAGGCGTTGTGCAGAGAAATTGTTTCTGTAGCCTATATCTTCCTTTCTTGTGTGTTCAGCTGGTTAAGTTTTGCGCATGCGCCAAGCAGCGAGTCGGCGCTATCGTTGTACATTGGTGGCCAGCAATCCCCTGCATTGCACTTTGTAAACCTAGCGATGCAATTATTTGTATTTCTTGATATTTTAGTACTCGTCTTCAATAAAAAGAAGCGGGCCATCCATGATTTCATTGGTGGAACCGTTGTCGTCCGAACCCATATCCTCGTCCCTCATCCTAGCATTTAA
- the ubiB gene encoding 2-polyprenylphenol 6-hydroxylase codes for MLTNLKYSLRLLGIGWTLARHDALFGLEALNAPAALLWVCRRAARRHRGLRLGQRLSVALQALGPSFIKAGQALSTRADLIGEEIARDLTELQDNVPPFDSARAKEMVEEQLGAPITQLFSQFDEDPVAAASIAQVHFAVTTDGREVAVKILRPNIERAFQRDIDLMFWIAHLVERRLPKYRRLKPVQVVETFASTIRLELDMRFEAAAAEELRANTKDDADFYVPTVDWERTARRVLTTERIRGISAGDIEGLKAAGLDLTRIMEHAARAFFNQVFRDGFFHADMHPGNLFVLPDGTLAPVDFGIMGRIDRENQLILAQILWGFLQGDYMKVAQLHHDAGWIPAHVNVDQFAQAVRAVGAPIMGKAMNEISVGRLLGQLIAIAQMFEMEAQPHLLLLQKTMMTAEGVGRGLNPTINMWQLSEPLIRDWAASHLSGPARMKAFAHEAIEILKDAPHILRQLKSLLESELNEQTSRQTQEKRKASAA; via the coding sequence ATGCTCACCAACCTCAAATACAGCCTGCGTTTGCTGGGTATCGGCTGGACACTGGCGCGCCATGATGCGCTGTTCGGGCTCGAGGCGTTGAATGCGCCGGCGGCATTGCTATGGGTCTGCCGCCGCGCCGCGCGCCGCCATCGGGGCCTGCGCCTGGGGCAGCGCTTATCGGTGGCGCTGCAGGCGCTTGGGCCAAGCTTCATCAAAGCCGGTCAGGCACTTTCCACCCGCGCCGACCTTATCGGCGAAGAGATCGCACGCGACCTCACCGAGCTGCAGGATAACGTGCCGCCATTCGATAGCGCCCGTGCGAAAGAGATGGTGGAAGAGCAACTCGGCGCACCCATCACGCAGCTTTTCAGCCAGTTCGACGAGGATCCGGTCGCCGCCGCTTCCATCGCCCAGGTGCATTTCGCGGTGACGACGGATGGGCGCGAAGTGGCGGTCAAAATCCTCCGCCCCAACATCGAGCGCGCATTCCAGCGCGACATCGACCTGATGTTCTGGATCGCCCATCTGGTCGAGCGCCGCTTGCCCAAATACCGCCGCCTGAAACCGGTGCAGGTGGTGGAAACTTTCGCCAGCACCATCCGTCTTGAACTCGATATGCGCTTCGAAGCGGCGGCTGCCGAGGAACTGCGCGCCAACACCAAGGACGATGCCGACTTCTACGTCCCCACCGTCGATTGGGAACGCACCGCCCGCCGCGTGCTGACCACGGAACGCATCCGCGGCATTTCCGCCGGCGACATCGAGGGGCTGAAGGCCGCCGGGCTCGACCTCACCCGCATCATGGAACATGCGGCGCGCGCCTTTTTCAACCAGGTGTTCCGCGACGGGTTTTTCCACGCCGACATGCATCCGGGCAATTTGTTTGTGCTGCCGGATGGCACGCTGGCGCCGGTGGATTTTGGCATCATGGGCCGCATCGACCGCGAAAACCAGCTCATCCTCGCGCAGATTCTCTGGGGCTTCCTGCAGGGCGATTACATGAAGGTCGCGCAGCTGCACCACGATGCCGGGTGGATTCCCGCGCATGTGAATGTCGATCAATTCGCGCAGGCCGTGCGTGCGGTGGGTGCGCCCATCATGGGCAAGGCGATGAACGAAATTTCGGTGGGCCGCCTGCTCGGCCAGCTCATCGCCATCGCCCAGATGTTCGAGATGGAAGCGCAGCCGCACCTGCTGCTGCTACAAAAAACCATGATGACCGCCGAGGGTGTCGGCCGTGGCCTGAACCCAACCATCAATATGTGGCAGCTGAGCGAACCGCTGATCCGCGATTGGGCGGCATCGCATCTTTCCGGCCCGGCCCGTATGAAAGCCTTCGCGCACGAGGCGATAGAGATCCTAAAGGATGCGCCACACATCCTCCGCCAGCTCAAATCTCTCCTCGAATCAGAGCTGAACGAGCAAACCAGCAGGCAGACACAGGAAAAACGTAAAGCCAGCGCAGCCTAA
- the dnaA gene encoding chromosomal replication initiator protein DnaA, with protein sequence MNEVSSIQTRRPDHFARWERVRERLRVSYGEAIFKSWLQPLKLADVKNGQAMITVPTRFMREWIIAHYADNILRFWCQEDQTVHSVDIFVKAEPIASISHAPQAPAQQPAGLEAAMLGAAANEDKPINPDSISAPLDPRYTFDNFVVGKPNELAHAAARRVAETSVVTPGSNPLFLYGGVGLGKTHLMHAIAWHIRKTDPARKVVYLSAEKFMYLFIRAIRSKDTMSFKEYFRSVDVLMVDDVQFISGKDSTQEEFFHTFNALVDQNKQLIISGDRSPADLEGMEERVRSRLGWGLVTDIHATSYELRLGILQAKLEKVPGAHVPARVLEFLAHKITSNVRELEGALNRVVAHATLIGGAVTMESTQEVLQDILRANDRRITIEDIQKKVAGHFNIKVSDMHSARRSVAIARPRQIAMYLAKKLTTKSLPEIGRKFGGKDHTTVMHAVKRIDELSRNDKEFADDVELLMRMLQSAA encoded by the coding sequence ATGAACGAAGTATCCTCCATCCAAACCCGTCGTCCCGATCATTTCGCCCGTTGGGAGCGCGTGCGTGAGCGCCTGCGCGTCAGCTATGGCGAAGCGATTTTCAAAAGCTGGTTGCAGCCGCTGAAACTGGCCGATGTCAAAAACGGCCAGGCGATGATTACCGTGCCGACGCGCTTCATGCGCGAATGGATTATCGCCCATTACGCCGACAACATCCTGCGCTTCTGGTGCCAGGAAGACCAGACCGTGCATTCGGTCGATATTTTCGTGAAAGCCGAACCCATCGCCAGCATCAGCCACGCGCCGCAAGCGCCTGCGCAGCAGCCCGCCGGGCTCGAAGCCGCCATGCTGGGCGCCGCCGCCAACGAGGATAAACCGATCAATCCGGATTCCATCTCGGCGCCGCTCGACCCACGTTACACGTTCGATAATTTCGTCGTCGGCAAACCGAACGAACTTGCCCACGCTGCCGCGCGCCGCGTTGCGGAAACTTCGGTCGTCACCCCTGGCAGCAACCCGCTGTTCCTGTATGGCGGCGTCGGCCTTGGCAAAACGCACTTGATGCACGCCATCGCCTGGCACATTCGCAAAACAGATCCGGCGCGCAAGGTCGTCTATCTGTCGGCGGAAAAATTCATGTACCTGTTCATCCGCGCCATCCGCAGCAAGGACACCATGTCCTTCAAGGAATATTTCCGCAGCGTCGATGTGCTGATGGTGGATGATGTGCAATTCATCTCCGGCAAGGATTCGACGCAGGAGGAATTCTTCCACACCTTCAACGCGCTGGTCGATCAGAACAAGCAGCTCATCATCTCCGGCGACCGCTCACCGGCGGATCTCGAAGGCATGGAAGAGCGCGTGCGCTCGCGCCTCGGCTGGGGTTTGGTGACGGACATTCACGCCACCAGCTACGAACTGCGCCTTGGCATTTTGCAGGCGAAGCTCGAAAAAGTTCCCGGCGCGCATGTGCCGGCACGGGTGCTTGAATTCCTCGCCCATAAAATCACCAGCAACGTGCGTGAGCTGGAAGGCGCGCTCAACCGCGTGGTCGCCCATGCGACCCTGATCGGCGGCGCGGTGACGATGGAATCGACCCAGGAAGTGCTGCAGGACATCCTGCGTGCCAACGACCGTCGCATCACCATCGAGGACATCCAGAAAAAAGTTGCGGGCCATTTCAACATCAAAGTATCGGATATGCATTCGGCGCGCCGTTCGGTCGCTATCGCCCGTCCGCGCCAGATCGCGATGTATCTCGCCAAAAAGCTGACCACGAAATCGCTGCCGGAAATCGGCCGCAAGTTCGGCGGCAAGGATCACACCACCGTGATGCACGCCGTCAAACGCATCGACGAACTGTCGCGCAACGACAAGGAATTCGCCGATGATGTCGAGCTGCTGATGCGCATGCTGCAATCGGCGGCGTAA
- a CDS encoding rhodanese-like domain-containing protein — MRAVTPSYAGDVTPAEAWSALSQSEHAQLIDVRTLAEWSFAGVPTVDSLGKVVKTISWKFYPNFDLNPRFIEQLETAVADKTAPLYFLCKTGGRSADAAIAATAAGYTHCYNIAGGFEGDINTNHQRGQVNGWKASRLPWQQA; from the coding sequence ATGCGCGCTGTAACCCCTTCCTATGCCGGTGATGTCACCCCTGCCGAGGCCTGGAGCGCCCTGAGCCAAAGCGAACATGCGCAACTGATCGATGTGCGCACGCTGGCCGAATGGTCGTTTGCCGGTGTCCCAACGGTCGATTCCCTCGGCAAAGTGGTCAAAACCATTTCGTGGAAGTTCTATCCCAATTTCGACCTGAACCCACGCTTCATTGAACAACTCGAAACAGCGGTGGCCGATAAAACGGCGCCGCTTTATTTTTTGTGTAAAACCGGTGGCCGCTCGGCCGATGCTGCCATCGCGGCAACGGCGGCGGGTTACACCCACTGCTACAACATCGCCGGCGGATTTGAAGGCGACATCAACACCAACCATCAACGTGGACAGGTGAATGGCTGGAAAGCCAGCCGCCTGCCGTGGCAGCAGGCGTAA
- the rpsT gene encoding 30S ribosomal protein S20, translated as MAHHKSAKKRIRQTEARTEVNRSRMSRIRTFVKKVEAAIATGNATEAQAALKTAQPEIMRGVSKGVLSMGTASRKVSRLAQRVKTLKVAA; from the coding sequence ATGGCACATCATAAATCGGCAAAAAAACGTATCCGCCAAACGGAAGCACGCACGGAAGTGAACCGCTCCCGTATGAGCCGCATCCGCACCTTTGTAAAAAAGGTTGAAGCGGCGATTGCCACCGGCAACGCAACCGAAGCACAAGCAGCACTGAAAACGGCGCAGCCGGAAATCATGCGCGGTGTGAGCAAGGGCGTTCTGTCCATGGGCACGGCATCACGCAAAGTGAGCCGTCTCGCTCAGCGCGTGAAAACACTGAAGGTCGCAGCGTAA
- the mutM gene encoding bifunctional DNA-formamidopyrimidine glycosylase/DNA-(apurinic or apyrimidinic site) lyase — protein sequence MTYLRSMLVACFCYGDKCLARHCEERSDAAIQFLLALRALDCRASLAMTKGEGIMPELPEVETTRRGLLQATKGQRITAVEVRRYDLRTPIPQNLMETLVGARITDVRRRAKYLLIDLDCGQILLAHLGMSGSFVVVPGEGYYPRTHDHVLITLKNGNKMVFHDPRRFGLMELLPTGTEAIHTLLKNLGPEPLLEGFTPRYLAAQLKRRTGAIKPVLMDQKLVVGVGNIYASESLYLCGLHPSLPAHGLAPKAAAIIDAIQVTLKAAIDSGGSTLRDYVGTQNEGGYFQHHFNVYGREGQPCFRCATFIETSVQAGRATYWCPQCQPLRGKRQKP from the coding sequence ATGACCTACCTCAGGAGCATGCTGGTAGCGTGTTTTTGCTATGGCGACAAGTGTTTAGCACGTCATTGCGAGGAGCGCAGCGACGCGGCAATCCAGTTCTTGCTTGCGCTGCGCGCGCTGGATTGCCGCGCTTCGCTCGCAATGACGAAAGGGGAGGGTATCATGCCAGAATTACCGGAGGTGGAGACCACCCGCCGCGGCCTGCTGCAGGCGACCAAGGGGCAGAGAATCACCGCAGTCGAGGTGCGCCGCTATGATTTGCGCACGCCAATTCCACAAAATCTTATGGAAACACTGGTCGGCGCGCGCATAACGGATGTGCGGCGGCGGGCCAAATACCTGCTGATTGACCTGGATTGCGGCCAAATTCTGCTGGCGCATCTGGGTATGTCGGGCAGTTTTGTGGTGGTGCCGGGGGAGGGGTATTATCCACGAACGCATGATCACGTGCTTATCACACTAAAAAATGGTAATAAAATGGTGTTCCACGACCCGCGCCGCTTCGGGTTGATGGAATTACTGCCCACGGGGACGGAAGCCATCCACACATTACTCAAAAACCTTGGTCCAGAGCCGTTGTTGGAGGGTTTCACCCCGCGTTATCTCGCCGCCCAGCTGAAGCGCCGCACGGGGGCAATTAAGCCGGTGCTTATGGATCAGAAATTAGTGGTCGGTGTCGGCAACATCTATGCCTCGGAAAGCCTGTATTTGTGCGGGTTGCACCCATCTTTGCCTGCCCACGGTCTTGCCCCCAAAGCCGCTGCTATCATCGATGCGATTCAGGTCACGTTGAAGGCCGCCATCGACTCTGGCGGATCGACCTTGCGCGACTATGTCGGTACGCAAAATGAAGGGGGCTATTTTCAGCATCATTTTAACGTTTATGGACGCGAAGGGCAGCCCTGTTTTCGATGCGCGACTTTCATCGAAACAAGCGTGCAAGCGGGGCGCGCGACGTACTGGTGCCCGCAATGCCAGCCTTTGCGCGGGAAGCGGCAAAAACCCTAG
- the ubiE gene encoding bifunctional demethylmenaquinone methyltransferase/2-methoxy-6-polyprenyl-1,4-benzoquinol methylase UbiE — protein MDSAKQDKTAHFGFRTVEAEAKSGMVREVFSSVAGSYDIMNDLMSGGMHRLWKNDFVRRINVGPGAAILDLAGGTGDIAVRMKARTGANVTICDINHEMLKAGQARQFDKGESHGLRWVCGNAEHLPVPDHSLDIITIAFGLRNVTNIPQALADAHRALKPGGQFLCLEFSKVTVPMMAKIYDNYSFHVIPKIGELVAKDRDSYQYLVESIRMFPKQQELAAMMQTAGFARVKYDNLTMGVVAIHQGWKI, from the coding sequence ATGGATTCCGCAAAGCAAGATAAAACCGCACATTTTGGGTTTCGCACGGTGGAAGCCGAGGCCAAATCCGGCATGGTGCGCGAGGTGTTTTCCTCCGTCGCCGGCAGCTACGACATCATGAACGACCTGATGTCGGGCGGCATGCACCGGCTTTGGAAGAATGATTTTGTCCGCCGCATCAATGTCGGCCCAGGCGCCGCGATCCTCGATCTGGCGGGCGGCACGGGCGATATTGCGGTGCGCATGAAAGCGCGCACGGGCGCCAACGTCACCATCTGCGATATCAATCATGAAATGCTGAAAGCCGGACAAGCACGCCAGTTCGATAAGGGTGAATCGCACGGCCTGCGCTGGGTGTGCGGCAATGCCGAACATTTGCCGGTGCCGGATCATTCGCTCGACATCATCACCATCGCTTTTGGCCTGCGCAATGTCACCAACATCCCCCAGGCGCTGGCGGATGCGCACCGCGCGCTGAAGCCCGGCGGCCAGTTTTTGTGCCTCGAATTCAGCAAAGTCACCGTGCCGATGATGGCCAAGATTTATGATAACTACAGCTTCCACGTCATCCCAAAAATCGGTGAGCTGGTGGCGAAAGACCGCGATTCCTACCAGTATCTCGTTGAGTCCATCCGCATGTTCCCCAAACAGCAGGAACTCGCTGCGATGATGCAGACCGCCGGGTTCGCGCGTGTGAAGTATGACAATCTCACCATGGGCGTGGTGGCGATCCATCAGGGCTGGAAAATATAA